ATCTCCGAAGCCGTGGCCAACGCCGGTTACACCCTGGGCACCGACGTGACCCTGGCCCTGGACTGCGCTGCCAGCGAATTCTATGAAGATGGCAAGTACAACCTGTCCGGCGAAGGCCAGGTGTTCACCGCCGAAGGTTTCGCCGAGTACCTCAAAGGCCTGACCCAGCGCTACCCGATCATCTCCATCGAAGACGGCCTGGACGAGTCCGACTGGGCCGGCTGGAAAATCCTTACCGACAAGATCGGCGAGAAGGTTCAACTGGTCGGCGACGACCTGTTCGTGACCAACACCAAGATCCTGAAAGAAGGCATCGACAAGAAGATCGCCAACTCGATCCTGATCAAGTTCAACCAGATCGGCACCCTGACCGAAACCCTGGAAGCCATCCAGATGGCCAAGGCTGCCGGCTACACTGCGGTGATCTCCCACCGTTCCGGTGAAACCGAAGATTCGACCATCGCCGACCTGGCCGTGGGTACCTCGGCTGGCCAGATCAAGACCGGCTCCCTGTGCCGTTCCGACCGCGTTTCCAAGTACAACCAATTGCTGCGTATCGAAGAGCAATTGAACGGCAAGGCCAAGTACAACGGTCGCGGTGAGTTTCGCGGCTAAGCAGTAGATGGTAAAAAGACACCGGATTGTGTCGGGAAAATCGCTACAGCGAGTTTTTTGCCACTAATCTGATGCCTTAAGAGCACAAGCCTGGGTCTTCCAGGCTTCGTGCTATCAGTAGGTCCGAAGTTGTTGGCATGGCTGTCTTTTTTCACTGGATACCCGATATTCGATGCGCAGTCCCAATTGGTTGTTCCTGGTCTTGCTCTTGCTGCTGGCTGGCTTGCAGTACCGCCTGTGGGTGGGGAACGGCAGCTTGGCCCAGGTTGCTGACCTGACTCAGCAGATTGCCGACCAGCACGCTGAAAACGAGCGTTTGCTGGAACGAAATCGCGTACTCGATGCGGAAGTCATGGAGCTGAAAAAAGGCATGGAGACCGTGGAAGAACGGGCTCGCCACGAGTTGGGTATGGTCAAGGAGGGTG
The DNA window shown above is from Pseudomonas protegens CHA0 and carries:
- the ftsB gene encoding cell division protein FtsB, whose product is MRSPNWLFLVLLLLLAGLQYRLWVGNGSLAQVADLTQQIADQHAENERLLERNRVLDAEVMELKKGMETVEERARHELGMVKEGETLYQLAQ